The genomic DNA GATTAAATGTTCTGATGCTTGAAGACCTCTTAAAGTTCCTGCCAGTGCTGCTTTGGAGATGGGTTCAGGGTCGATCAACCACGCGAAGTATGTTTTGGCATGTGCGGCGTAAAGTATAAGCATTTGAATCCGCAGTACCAGTTTGGCTTGGAATATTGCGGAATTGCGATCCGCACTTGTTTTCTTGCTGACTGAATCGTGCCCTTTGAATGGGAAAGCCGGGAGATGTTTCCCAAACGACGCAACTAGCAATGCAGCATCGGTGGTGACCATTTCAAATTCGTTGTTAGCGCCAGAATGCTCATCCAGGTGTTTTCCTCCCAACGCATGATGCAAGACGTACAGCGCGTTGAGTTCACCGATCAGGTGATTCGAGGCAGTGATCGTGTTCATGCCACGCGCGGTCCAGACGCTGCTGGAGTAGGCCATGGCGTCGGCGGCGTTCTGGGTTTCGATTTTCACCGCGACCGTTTTTCCGGTGTTGTAGACAAACGCGGTCATCACAAGGAAGAAGAGGATGGCGACCAGGACGGCCCAAACCATCATGCCCTCTTCGTCCCGATGCCAGCGTTTGACGCGAGCGGTTACCGCATGCGCAATGTTTTTCCCGTTCATGGCTCGACCCTCTGATGTGTTAGATGTCGTGCGGCACATATGGCACCTCTAATCGTCCCGAACGTGTGAGAGCGGCTTCGCTGGGAAGCGTCACGGTGGTGGTGATCCGCCGAGCGTAAAAGTTGCCTTCCGCCGGGCCGCTGCCCCACATTGCGAAGATCGGAGCGCCAAGCGGTATTTGCAATGGCATCCAATAGGCAACCTGCACTTCGACCTGGTCGTTGAAGCGTGTGATGTCGTTCGAGTTCTTGACGGTCGCCTTGGTAAGTGTTCCTGCCACCAGGATCTTTTGGTTGATGTAGCTGGTCGTGGCGATCGCGTCGGGATTGCGAATGACGCGCGATGGCGTCGACGATTCGCTGATCCCGGCGAAGCCTTGATAGGCAAGGTTGTAGAGTGGCGACTGGAGGATCAAGTTCGCCCCGCCAGCGCTGGGCAATTGGCTGGTTAATAAACGTTCGACCTGCGGTTGTTTGACTCCGGCGGCAAAAGGGACCATGCCAAGTGCCGCGGCGCGATCGGCATAGTAGTCGACATGCTCGCGGCTCTGAGAATCCGAATTCCACTGCGCCCCTTGCCATACGATTGCCGCCCGTGCTGCGCCATACGCCGCGTGCATGGTGCCGATCTTCGCTAGCAGGATGAAGGTCCCTTGCAGCGCACAACAAAAGATCAGCATCGCAAAGGGGAGCGTCAGGAGATACGGGAGCGTGTACGAAGCTCCTGATTCATCTCGCAGGAACGCTCGAATCCCTTGCCAACGGTTCTGCAGGAACGCATGCCGGGTCAATGCGATCAACGCGACTAGCGACACACTCCAAATGACCCAAACTGATTCTACGGATTCGAGCAGCATTGGGAGAGTCATCGTAGCGAACCTTATTAAAGAAGCGGGCTACCCACCATCGAACCGACTACCGTAAAAACCACACGCAGCGCTTGGATCGCGTGGTAAGCGCTGTAGGCAAACAACGGAAACATCACCGCGGTGAGCATGACCACTTCGAGCGACGACATTCCTCGACGGGTCGACGGGGCGGGACGACGGATCGCGGCTTGCATCCTAATACCCTCCGTTCCAATAGAGGGCCAACAGCGTGCCTGCGGCGAAAAACGGCGCCAGCGGGAACTTTTGTTTCAGCAACGCACGCTGTTGGGGTTCAGGGGGCAAGACAACCGTCGGCAACAACCAACTGCCCACCGAACGCAGCAGGAGCGTTGTCAACGCCCATGGTCCTTGGTTCCAAATTGCAATGCAGAGCATGCCCGCTCCGGCAACGACAAACGAATAAAGCATCGCGTTGAGGGCAAGATCCCAGCCTAACAAAGCACCCAGGCAGGCGGACAGTTTTACGTCACCTGCTCCGCCACCGGAGATGCTGAAGATCACGAACATGATCCCCAGCAGACCAAAACCACCAGCGAAGGATTGACCGAGCCCCACCGATCCGAGCCATGATTGCTGCTCGGGCATGAGATATCCAAGCAGATTGATCGTGAGGCCCCAGGTGAATGCTGTGTACGTAGCCCAGTTGGGAATTTTACGGAACGACAGGTCAGTAAAAAAAGACACCAGCAAGAGTTGCGTCAACACGCCCGCGGTCATGCCGAAGGGAGGCATTTGCGGTGAGCCCAAGAGGAACCAAGGCGTTGCAAATACGATGGGGCCAGCAAGCGATACGCCCCACAGCAATTTGGTGTTGGAGGCCATGATGGTCGGGCTTGCCGGTTGATCGACGATGGAAGTGGCTGTTGTCATCGTTTTGGGCTCGCGAGATCGTGGCAAAACCGAATAACCGTTCCAAGAATATTGGCCACCGTGATGTCGAAACGACGGGTGGCTGGGCAGTATCGGCAACGGCGTGACGGTGCTATTCGGTGAAGCCGGTGATTTGATCGATCAGATCTTGAGCCCAACCCTTGACGGTTTCCCAATTGGTTTTGATGAAGATCAAAAAGATTGCGGCGATGGCAATGATCATCACCACCTGAAGCGCTTCGAGGCCCGCTTCGTTTTTGTGAAACTTGATTGCTTGGTTCTTGATTTTTGTTAAGGTTTTCATTGTTCTGTCCTGATAACTTAGTGCCGTTGAACGGGATCGCACGGCTCGTGGCGTGCATTCTATCAACTCCAACGCTGTGACAGAAAACGGCGCACGCAAGAAATCTGTTTTTTTGAAGTCTTTGCGTTTGCCAGTGATTTTGGCAGAAACGCGATGGTTGAAAGGATTAGAATGCGGGCAAGCTTGGAGCCCGACTTCGAAGAGCGTTTAGCAGTGAACACGGGCTCCGATCCGCGCCGCAACCCAAGCTGCGGTCGCGTTGTTCGTGGTTTAATTCACGCATTGAAATGAATGCCGGGTGATGTCCGAATCGAGCGATGAACAAACGGACGATTCGTTGGTCGAACGCGTCCTGGGCGGGGATCGTGCGGCTTTGGAAGAGCTGTTGCTGCGGAACTACGACTGGATGGAACGGTATGTGAAGCGGTTCCTTCCCGCGAGCAACCGATCGACGTTGAGCCCCGAAGACATCATCCAAGATGTTTATCTGCAAGTGTTTCGGAAAATTGGATCGTTTGAGCCGCAGGGACGTGGACAATTGTTCGCTTGGTTGCAGACGATCGCGCGGAACACCGTGTTCGATGCCTTGCGGAAGGTGAAACGCAGCCCCAGTGCATTGTGTTCGCAGGTCGCCGCAGGCAGCGAATCGGGGGAGTTGAAGGGGCTGATCGAAGAGCTTGCCGTCGACAAGAACTCACG from Rosistilla carotiformis includes the following:
- a CDS encoding A24 family peptidase translates to MTTATSIVDQPASPTIMASNTKLLWGVSLAGPIVFATPWFLLGSPQMPPFGMTAGVLTQLLLVSFFTDLSFRKIPNWATYTAFTWGLTINLLGYLMPEQQSWLGSVGLGQSFAGGFGLLGIMFVIFSISGGGAGDVKLSACLGALLGWDLALNAMLYSFVVAGAGMLCIAIWNQGPWALTTLLLRSVGSWLLPTVVLPPEPQQRALLKQKFPLAPFFAAGTLLALYWNGGY
- a CDS encoding RNA polymerase sigma factor translates to MSESSDEQTDDSLVERVLGGDRAALEELLLRNYDWMERYVKRFLPASNRSTLSPEDIIQDVYLQVFRKIGSFEPQGRGQLFAWLQTIARNTVFDALRKVKRSPSALCSQVAAGSESGELKGLIEELAVDKNSRVTQFAREKELRSAFWVAMGTLPTEYRQAVELLYVQELPIDEVAAQMGKTVDAIRGIRMRARKQLQASLVRLSRYV